The following DNA comes from bacterium.
TGATCGCCGGGGCGGCGGCGTAATACTTGTTGACCGTCTCGCGGCCCTGGAAGAACACGTCCGGGTTCTGCGAGCTGCCCTTGAGGGTCGGGCGGTCGGGAGAGAGGGAGCGGGCGCGGTGGGCGGCGATCAGATCGTCATCCATCACCTGGGCCATCTCGTCCTTGGACAGCTCGACTATTTTCTGCACCTCGTGCGAGGTCCGGAACCCGTCGAAGAAATGCACATACGGGATGCGCGAGCGCAAGGCCGCAGCCTGGGCGATCAACGCGAAATCCTGGGCCTCCTGCACGTTGTTCGAGCAGAGCAGGCCGAAACCGGTGGAGCGGGTGGCCATAACATCGCTGTGGTCGCCGAAGATCGACAGCGCCTGGCAGGCCACGGCGCGGGCCGACACGTGGAAGACCGTCGGGGTCAGCTCACCCGCGATCTTGAACATGTTGGGGATCATCAGCAGAAGGCCCTGGCTGGCCGTGAACGTGGTGGTCAGGCTGCCGGTGCTCAGGGCGCCGTGGACCGCGCCGGAGGCGCCACCCTCGGACTGCATCTCGCTGACAGAGGGCACGGTGCCCCAGATGTTCTTCTCGCCGGCGGCGCTCTTGGCGTCGGCGATCTCACCCATCACCGAGCTGGGGGTGATCGGGTAGATGGCGATCACCTCGTTGGTGGCGTGGGCTACATTGGCCACCCCGGTGTTCCCGTCGATGGTTACCATTTTCTTGCTCATCTTGAATGCTCCTGTTCCCTTATTGGCATCAGATACCCAGCTTATGCATTCAAACCAGGCAGTTGCGGAAGACTGAATCGCATTTGTTAAACGTTTTTGGAAAAATTAGTTTCAGGTCGTGAAGGAATAAACGGTACAAACCCTCCCCCGTGTCCGCTTGAAAAGCGCGCCACTACCCTATAATTGTCCAGGTTACCCGAAGGATCGAGAAATCGTGAGGGACTAAGCAGGTCATTATAACAGTTTCCGGCCTTAGAATGATACAATTTAATCAGTTAACCCCTGTTGTCAAGTAGAATCATCTTGCTGTCCCCCAGGCGGATAGCCCCTCCGTTGCGACTCACTGCGCCTCCCTGCCCCGCAGGACATGCGACCCGCCTCCAAAGCCTCCCTCCGTGTGACAGCGGGTGTTTTTCCGGATTTGAGAAAAGCGCCAGGAATAATAGAACATATTGTCAAAACGCAAATTAACGACTATCACCCGGCTCGCCGGGGACAAAAATGCGAGCGTTACCTTTGGGTTGAATGAAAATCCGTACGGCGCTTTTTCCCTCAGCGATGGAGACAACTGTCGGGGACCCTGTCGATGCCGCCCGCACAATGACGGGACAGGTCCCCGGCGAGCGGAAGACCCGGCGCAGGCGCCCGGGCAAGCCACGGCGCCCGGCCGGAAACCGAACCATAAACGCGCATCCCCGCCGACGGCGAAAGGAGGTATCTGAACCGTCCATTTTATTTGCTCTCTCTTAAGTTTGTAACTTAATTCGAGGAGGTGCAACATGCTTCGCCACAGCCTGATCCTATTCCTGACACTTTGCCTGACCGCTCCCGCCCTCAGTGCCGCGGAGCACAACACCGGCCTGGCCGTCGACAACCCCGCCGCAGCCGGTCAGCTCAATCCTTTCCGCGTGCGACTGGCGCTCCGGGACACGCGGGTGATCCGGCTTCAGCCTCAGCTCGCCCCGGTGCTGCTGCTCGAGTACCGCTGCGACCGCGGGGCCGGGGTCTCGGCCCTGCTCCAGAAAATCGAGCTTGGAACCGGCCGGGTCGAGGACCAGTGCCGCATTTACTCCGCCGAGCATCCCGCGGAGAAGAAAAACTCCGAGCGCTACTTAGCTTACGGCATGGGAAGCCAGCCCGGGTTCAGCGAAAGCGGCCTCTACTCGATCCTGCTGCAGGCGCGGCGCCGGGACGGCCGGGGCGAAAACCTGTTCGTGGCTTTTTACTGGGACTCCGGCCTGCGCTCGATCGAGGTCGTGACCAGCGGCCGGGTGAGCGAGGCGGAGCTGGCCCGCATCAACGCCGCTGCCGGCGACATCGACTACACATCAGCGGAGCCGGTCCACGGGCGTTGAGGTACATTATCTTCAAACGTTAAAGGTTGGTCCCTCCGGGCGCGGCTTTTTCATCAGCCGCGCCCGGAGTTTTTCATCCGCGCAGCCGCCGTTCCGGTTGATGCCCCGGGCCGGGGGGCTTATATTCGTAGGGAACGAACCCCAGAGGAGCACACCAGTCCAGCCACACTCGACCCGGAGCAGCCAGGATGAAAAGACCCTTCTACCTTTTAGCAGCCCTCTGCGCTCTGCTTCTTTCCGCTTCCCTGCTCCCGGCCCAGGATTCCTGCCGGGTGGGCAAGTTCGAGGTGCTGGCCGGAGGGTTCAAGTTCCCGGAGGGCCCGGCGTTCGACAGCCAGGGCAACCTGTACGTGGTGGACTACAAGCGGGTTGGGGACATCGGGGTGATCCGGCCGGACGGCACGGCCGAGGTCTGGACGGACCTGGGGGCGAGCGAGGCCAACGGCATGGCGTTCTCGCCGGACGGCCGCCTGTTGTGCTGCGATGACGCCCGGCGGCGGATCATCGCCGTGGACCTTAAAACGAAAAAAGTCACTCCGGTGGTGGAGGCGTTCGGAGATTCGCTCCACCGCCCCAACGACATCGCTCTGGCCCCCAACGGCGACATCTATTTCACGAATCCTAACCGCAAGGACGAGTCGGTGGGCGGCGACGTGTTCTGCTACAGCCAGTCGCAGAAGAAGCTCTACCACCTTCTGGACAGCCTGCCCTATCCCAACGGCCTGACCGTGAACCCCGAACGCACCGAGCTGTTCGTGGCCCTGACCGTGGGGCACAAGGTCATCCGCTGCCCGCTCACGGACGACGGGCACAAGGCCGGGCCGGTGAGCGATATTTTCAGCCTGACCGGAGGAGCCGGGCCGGACGGGGTCGAGTTGGACGAGCACGGTAACATTTACGTGGCGCACTACGGCATGTCGAAGGTGTACTACATCACCCGGGAGGGCAGGCTGCTGGGCTGTGTCACCGGCCTGGGCACGGATGTGACCAACGTGCAGGTGCGGGGGGAGTGGCTCTACGTGACCGAGGCGCAGCGCGGCCAGGTGCTGCGGATAAAGCGGAGCGAGTTCTCGGTGGAGTGAAGCCGGTCGCGGGCCGTGCAAGCCTTCAGCCTGATTTCTGGGAAAACCATGTACAGTGACGATTATCAAGACGAAAAGCGCCTGTTCGAAATCCTCGGGCAGATAAACAAGCGCCCGGAACCGTTCGAATTCTATACCGCACGCGAACTCTGGACGGATGAACATATATCGAAACATATGCTTTCCTTTCATCTGGACCCGGATATAAATGCAGCCTCCCGCCGAACGGCCTTCATCGACCGTTCGGCGGCCTGGATCACGGACCGGTTCCATCTCGGGCCGGGCGTGAAAGTCGCCGATTTCGGCTGCGGGCCCGGTTTGTACGTATCACGGTTGGCTGCTGTGAAGGCTGAGATAACGGGGATAGATTTTTCGGAAAACTCGCTGCGGTACTCCCGTGAAACTGCGTCGGAATCCGGCTTGAAAGTGAATTACGTCAATGCCAGCTACCTGGATTACGACACGGATGAGCGGTTCGATCTCATCCTGATGATCATGTGTGATTTCTGCGCCTTGAGTCCGGCCCAGAGGCAACGCATGCTGACCCGGTTCAGCCGGTTCCTGCGTCCGGATGGAGCGGTTCTGCTGGATGCCTATTCCCTGAAAGCCTTCGACCTGCGGAAAGAAACCTCGGCCTTCGAGAAGAACCTCATGAACGGCTTCTGGGCGCAGAACGATTATTACGGATTTCTGAATGTCTTCAGGTATGAGACTGAAAAAGTGGTGCTCGACAAATATACCATCGTCGAAGCGGCGCATACGCGGACAGTGTACAACTGGCTTCAGTATTTCAGCCCGGACTCGATCGCCCGGGAGTTCACGCTGAACGGGTTCAGGATCGAGAGCTTCTACTCCGACGTGGCCGGTGGGCATCTGGATCCAGATGGCGGCGAGTTTGCCGTGGTTGCACGAAAAGATTGTCAGATCTGAAAGCACCGGGAACCGGTGACATCGAAGCAGGATCACGGGTGACGCCGTGGTCCTGCTTTTTTCCCTTCATTTTGTGCAGTAATCAGTTTTGATCTGTCTCCGTTCATTGTGGCAGGATCGGCAAAACGACAAAAAATTTTATCGACAGAACCTAAACGATTGAGTATATAGTAAGTGTTCGATTGGTTAATTCATGCTCGATCGGCGATCCTATCCCCCCACTGCTGAACTCGTCCCTATGACGGAGTTCAATGCCAAAAAGAGGCCATTATCGGCCGCCTGAAAATTGCACTGGTGGAGGCCGCCTCCACCGCGACACATGTCTACAGCCGGACCTACATTCCGCGGGTCGGGATAGCGACGCTCGGCGCCATCCTGAAGCAACGAGGGTACGAGTGCGCGCTCTGGTACCAGGCCATGTCTCCTGTCGGGGTCGAGCAGCTTCTGGATTACGACCTGGTGGGGATCGGCTCGCTCTCCAGCACCATAAACGAGGCCTACCGTCTGGCGGATGAGCTGAGAGAGCGCGGCAAACTGGTGGTCATGGGTGGGACGCATGTCTCGTTCATGCCGGAAGAAGCCCTCGAGCACTGCGATTACGTGGCCATAGGCGAGGGGGATGACAGTTTCCCGGCCCTGGTCGAGGCCCTCTCCAACGGGGATTCCCTGGAATCGATCCCAGGACTGGCTTTCAAGAAACCCGGCGGCGGGGTCCATTACGGCGGCCCGGCCGCGCCGGTGGATTTCGCCGCTCTGCCCTCACCCGATTTCAGCCTTTCGCCGCAGATCGATCCCGGCCACATTCCGCCGATAATAGCCACCTCCCGCGGCTGCCCGCACGATTGCACTTTCTGCAGCGTGACCACCACATTCGGTCGGCGCTACCGTTTCAAGGACATCGAACAGGTCATCGCCGAGTTGCGTCCTATCGTGCAGCACAGTATCTGCTTCGGGGACGACAATTTCTGCGCCAGCCCGCAGCACACCAAGACCCTGCTCCGCCGGATGCTGGAATGCGAGGCCGTGCCACTGCGTTGGGCGGGCGAGATGTGCGTGGGAGCGGCCCGGGACAATGAGCTGCTGGACCTGATGCAGGCCACGCGCTGCCGTATGATGTACGTGGGCATCGAATCGGTGGACGACGGTACGCTGAAAGCCTACGGCAAGGCGCACGACCTGGAGGGTGTGGCGCGCTGTGTCGAGAGGCTCCACGCCCACGACATCGGAATCCACGGCATGTTCGTGGTCGGGCTGGAGGACAGTCTGGACACGGCGCGCCGGATTGTGGACTATGCCCGGCAGATCGACCTGGACACGATCCAGATCATGTCGCTGACTCCGTTCCCGGGCACGCGCTCCTACGAGCAGTACGCGGAGCGCCTTCTGCACCGCGACTGGGCCTATTACGACGGTATGCACGTGGTGGCGCGGCCGTTTGGTTGTTCCGCCCGCGAAATGCAGCTTTCAATAATCCGGCAGATGCAGCGTTTTTACGGCCTGCGGGGCCTGCTCGGGGCCTGGACACGGGGACGCACCTGGCGCCTCAAGTACCGGGCCGGGGGATATGTGCTGTCCCGCCGCTGGGAGCGCGAAAACAAGGCCTATCTGGAACGGCTGGAAAAGGCCTGAACCGCAACACCCACGGCGATTTGCTCGGAGACAAACAAGGGGCACGCGATGCGTGCCCCTTTCAGTTTCCGGCTGAATTTCCGCCACAACAGACCATCGGCTTTCAGTAAAGAAACCTCAGCCCCAGGCGCGGCTCCAGGGCCTGGGTGCTGTTCTCGTCGCCGAGTTGGCTGTCCATCAGCAACCAGTAGCGGACCCGGGCGGTCAGGGCCAGGTGACGGTTCATCCGACCCTCGACCCCTGCGCTCAGAAAGACCAGCAAATCGTTCGAGTTGCTGTCCAGTTCGGGCCAGTAGCCAGCGCTCCAGAGCTTGACGTGCATCTTGGAGCGGCCCAGACCGGCCCCCAGTTGGAAAGTGCCGACCAGCCGGCTCTGAGTCGAGGTGTTGAACTGGATGGCCGGGGCGATGACCAGCAGGCTCAGCGAGACGTCATCCAGCGAGTAATTCCCGCTATCAAGTCCGCCATAGGCGCCCTTGTCGAATTTCATCCGGATGTAACCGAGCGACAGCGGGACCAGGCTCCAACGTTCGTTAAGACGGTAATAAAGCTCAGTCGTAACACCGACTCCGGTGGCCATTATTCTCTTCGTGTTTTCCGGCCCTGTGATGAA
Coding sequences within:
- a CDS encoding SMP-30/gluconolactonase/LRE family protein, which translates into the protein MKRPFYLLAALCALLLSASLLPAQDSCRVGKFEVLAGGFKFPEGPAFDSQGNLYVVDYKRVGDIGVIRPDGTAEVWTDLGASEANGMAFSPDGRLLCCDDARRRIIAVDLKTKKVTPVVEAFGDSLHRPNDIALAPNGDIYFTNPNRKDESVGGDVFCYSQSQKKLYHLLDSLPYPNGLTVNPERTELFVALTVGHKVIRCPLTDDGHKAGPVSDIFSLTGGAGPDGVELDEHGNIYVAHYGMSKVYYITREGRLLGCVTGLGTDVTNVQVRGEWLYVTEAQRGQVLRIKRSEFSVE
- a CDS encoding class I SAM-dependent methyltransferase encodes the protein MQAFSLISGKTMYSDDYQDEKRLFEILGQINKRPEPFEFYTARELWTDEHISKHMLSFHLDPDINAASRRTAFIDRSAAWITDRFHLGPGVKVADFGCGPGLYVSRLAAVKAEITGIDFSENSLRYSRETASESGLKVNYVNASYLDYDTDERFDLILMIMCDFCALSPAQRQRMLTRFSRFLRPDGAVLLDAYSLKAFDLRKETSAFEKNLMNGFWAQNDYYGFLNVFRYETEKVVLDKYTIVEAAHTRTVYNWLQYFSPDSIAREFTLNGFRIESFYSDVAGGHLDPDGGEFAVVARKDCQI
- a CDS encoding B12-binding domain-containing radical SAM protein, with protein sequence MEAASTATHVYSRTYIPRVGIATLGAILKQRGYECALWYQAMSPVGVEQLLDYDLVGIGSLSSTINEAYRLADELRERGKLVVMGGTHVSFMPEEALEHCDYVAIGEGDDSFPALVEALSNGDSLESIPGLAFKKPGGGVHYGGPAAPVDFAALPSPDFSLSPQIDPGHIPPIIATSRGCPHDCTFCSVTTTFGRRYRFKDIEQVIAELRPIVQHSICFGDDNFCASPQHTKTLLRRMLECEAVPLRWAGEMCVGAARDNELLDLMQATRCRMMYVGIESVDDGTLKAYGKAHDLEGVARCVERLHAHDIGIHGMFVVGLEDSLDTARRIVDYARQIDLDTIQIMSLTPFPGTRSYEQYAERLLHRDWAYYDGMHVVARPFGCSAREMQLSIIRQMQRFYGLRGLLGAWTRGRTWRLKYRAGGYVLSRRWERENKAYLERLEKA
- a CDS encoding porin family protein, whose translation is MKTFVSVTLALLLLAGSLKAQEPKLSLLLDAAPTFITGPENTKRIMATGVGVTTELYYRLNERWSLVPLSLGYIRMKFDKGAYGGLDSGNYSLDDVSLSLLVIAPAIQFNTSTQSRLVGTFQLGAGLGRSKMHVKLWSAGYWPELDSNSNDLLVFLSAGVEGRMNRHLALTARVRYWLLMDSQLGDENSTQALEPRLGLRFLY